In a single window of the Bacillus mycoides genome:
- a CDS encoding ATP-binding protein, whose amino-acid sequence MNKYKSLIYEEREALKVFILLFYIIFFLYDVIYCFVYPAMNINEARVGWPEGGMGIGVYILVISLFPISIYLQKQGYVHFVKYLFLIGYMLIDLINNLMIYLHSDRVFENGNMVEIFLILFAPIFVNRKYFYFVSCSVIGKYVFFTLILQDVKVVIPLVLCIFFFIISHSLLKRFQSYVRTVVEMMNSMKETENLAVIGTMSTTIAHEIRNPLTALKGFTQIQKERNPEDTMSYEIMLQEIERINGFVSELMLLGKPKPTNYEWCNIGEILLYVVQLMESYATQYKVKFNLQVDGNLPVINGDDKQLKQVLLNIIKNGIESMPGGGNIRILAYEKAGENLCISVEDQGLGIENEKIEKIGKAFYTTKENGTGLGLMITYKIIEEHQGSIAIESSMGIGTKVEIYLPTV is encoded by the coding sequence ATGAACAAATACAAGAGCTTGATTTATGAAGAAAGAGAAGCTTTAAAAGTATTTATATTATTATTCTATATTATATTCTTTTTATATGACGTTATTTATTGTTTTGTTTATCCCGCTATGAATATTAATGAAGCAAGGGTAGGGTGGCCAGAAGGTGGTATGGGAATAGGTGTATATATATTAGTAATATCTTTATTTCCTATTTCAATATATCTTCAAAAACAAGGTTATGTACATTTTGTGAAATACTTATTTTTAATTGGGTACATGCTTATTGATCTTATTAATAACTTAATGATTTATTTACACAGTGATCGTGTTTTTGAAAATGGAAATATGGTTGAAATATTTTTAATTCTATTTGCACCGATTTTCGTGAACAGAAAATATTTTTATTTCGTTTCCTGTAGTGTAATTGGAAAATATGTATTTTTTACTTTGATATTACAAGATGTAAAAGTTGTGATTCCGCTTGTATTATGTATATTCTTTTTCATCATTTCGCATTCTTTATTAAAGAGATTTCAATCTTATGTAAGGACAGTTGTTGAGATGATGAACAGTATGAAAGAGACAGAAAATTTAGCGGTTATTGGGACTATGTCTACAACAATCGCTCATGAAATTCGAAATCCATTAACAGCTTTAAAAGGATTTACACAAATTCAAAAAGAAAGAAATCCTGAAGATACGATGAGCTATGAGATTATGCTGCAAGAAATTGAGAGAATTAATGGGTTTGTTAGTGAATTGATGTTATTAGGAAAACCGAAACCAACAAATTATGAATGGTGTAATATAGGGGAAATCCTTTTATATGTTGTACAGTTAATGGAAAGCTATGCGACTCAATATAAAGTGAAATTTAATTTGCAAGTAGATGGAAATTTACCCGTTATAAATGGTGATGATAAGCAATTAAAACAAGTGTTGTTAAACATCATCAAAAATGGAATTGAATCGATGCCAGGAGGCGGGAATATTCGGATTCTGGCATATGAAAAAGCTGGAGAGAACTTGTGTATTTCTGTTGAAGATCAAGGTCTTGGGATAGAAAATGAGAAAATAGAAAAGATCGGAAAAGCTTTTTATACAACAAAAGAGAATGGTACAGGTCTTGGATTAATGATTACATATAAAATTATTGAAGAACATCAAGGGAGTATCGCGATTGAAAGTAGTATGGGGATAGGAACGAAAGTGGAAATTTATTTACCAACAGTGTAG
- a CDS encoding NAD(P)/FAD-dependent oxidoreductase, which produces MNQEELFDVTVIGGGPAGLYSAFYSGLREMKTKIIEFQPQLGGKIHVYPEKMIWDIGGLLPVTGEKLIEQLVQQGLTFQPEVVLNTKIESIIRNQDGIFTLKTSSGEEHFSKTVIVATGSGILNPQKLSIEGAERFEVSNLNYTVKSLKRFKDKTVIISGGGNSAIDWANELEPIAKKVYLTYRKEELSGHEAQVKQLMNSSAECFFNTSITKLIAGDNHEAIEYVELTNHETGEVSHLSIDEVIINHGYERDITLLENSELDVAIVDNYYIAGNANSESSVDGLYAAGDILKHEGKLHLIAGAFQDAGNAVNKAKQFIQPDASEYGMVSSHNEVFKKRNRELIKQMMK; this is translated from the coding sequence ATGAATCAAGAAGAATTGTTTGATGTAACTGTGATAGGCGGAGGACCTGCAGGGCTTTATTCAGCTTTTTATAGTGGACTAAGAGAGATGAAAACGAAAATAATAGAATTTCAACCACAGTTAGGTGGAAAAATACATGTTTATCCGGAGAAAATGATTTGGGATATTGGCGGATTATTACCGGTCACTGGTGAGAAATTAATTGAGCAACTTGTACAACAAGGATTAACATTTCAGCCTGAAGTTGTATTGAATACAAAAATAGAATCAATTATTCGTAATCAGGATGGCATTTTTACGTTGAAAACAAGCTCTGGGGAAGAACATTTTTCAAAAACAGTGATCGTCGCAACTGGGAGTGGTATATTGAATCCACAGAAGTTATCAATTGAAGGTGCTGAGAGATTCGAAGTCTCAAATTTAAATTATACAGTTAAATCGTTAAAACGTTTCAAAGATAAAACGGTAATTATTTCAGGCGGAGGGAACTCCGCAATTGATTGGGCGAACGAATTAGAACCAATCGCGAAAAAAGTTTATTTAACATATAGAAAAGAAGAATTATCTGGTCATGAAGCACAAGTAAAACAACTTATGAACAGTTCAGCAGAATGTTTCTTTAATACATCGATTACAAAATTAATTGCTGGTGATAACCATGAAGCGATTGAATATGTAGAATTAACAAATCATGAAACTGGAGAAGTTTCTCATTTATCTATCGATGAAGTTATTATTAATCATGGATATGAACGCGATATAACATTATTAGAAAATAGTGAGCTAGATGTTGCTATTGTTGATAATTATTATATTGCAGGGAATGCAAATAGTGAGTCTTCGGTAGACGGATTATATGCCGCTGGAGATATTTTAAAGCATGAAGGAAAATTACATTTAATTGCAGGGGCATTCCAAGATGCTGGAAATGCTGTGAATAAAGCGAAACAATTTATTCAACCTGATGCAAGTGAGTACGGAATGGTTTCTTCCCATAATGAAGTATTTAAGAAGAGAAATCGAGAATTGATTAAGCAGATGATGAAATAA
- a CDS encoding nucleotidyltransferase domain-containing protein, with protein sequence MREKIELELERIEKENGVKILFAVESGSRAWGFPSKDSDYDVRFVYIHPVDWYLSIHDKRDVIEYPISDDLDISGWDIKKALQLFTKSNPALLEWIRSPIFYSKNSNFPEQLQQKSEKNFDPKATIYHYLHMASKNYREFLQGENVKLKKYFYVLRPILACQWLEEKGTLPPVEFDRLLIELSIERSVLNEIEKLLVKKKAGTELDVGLKVQALNQFLEEQIDYYQQYVKGIEKGLGIDIESLNTLFRDMLFEVYEKEHK encoded by the coding sequence ATGAGAGAGAAAATTGAATTAGAACTAGAGCGAATTGAAAAAGAGAATGGTGTGAAAATTTTATTCGCTGTGGAATCAGGGAGTCGGGCGTGGGGGTTTCCATCGAAAGATAGTGATTATGATGTTAGGTTTGTTTATATACACCCTGTAGATTGGTATTTATCAATCCATGATAAGCGTGATGTAATCGAATATCCAATTAGTGATGATTTAGACATAAGTGGTTGGGATATTAAAAAGGCATTGCAACTATTCACGAAGTCAAATCCAGCTTTACTTGAGTGGATTCGATCACCAATTTTTTATTCGAAAAACTCTAACTTTCCAGAGCAGCTTCAGCAAAAGAGTGAAAAGAATTTTGATCCAAAAGCAACGATATATCATTACTTACATATGGCTTCAAAAAATTATCGTGAATTTTTGCAAGGTGAAAATGTAAAGTTGAAAAAGTACTTTTATGTATTACGTCCTATTTTAGCTTGTCAGTGGCTAGAAGAGAAAGGGACATTACCTCCAGTAGAATTTGACCGATTACTTATAGAACTATCTATAGAACGTAGTGTATTGAATGAGATTGAGAAGTTGTTAGTAAAGAAAAAAGCGGGTACGGAATTAGATGTTGGATTGAAAGTTCAGGCGTTAAATCAATTTTTAGAAGAACAAATTGATTATTATCAGCAATACGTGAAAGGGATTGAAAAGGGATTAGGGATTGATATTGAGAGTTTGAATACATTATTTCGAGATATGTTGTTTGAAGTATATGAAAAAGAGCACAAGTGA
- a CDS encoding helix-turn-helix domain-containing protein — MNTLYITIEEAAEYLKLPKSYVEDLIQQKKIRALFDGKQYLINKEQFNTHLEQMEKYKQLVEEILNEPIPEDMDVKDED; from the coding sequence ATGAACACATTGTATATAACGATAGAAGAGGCTGCGGAGTATTTGAAATTACCAAAATCGTATGTTGAAGACTTAATTCAGCAAAAGAAAATTCGTGCACTGTTTGATGGAAAGCAATATTTAATAAACAAGGAACAGTTTAATACACATTTAGAACAAATGGAGAAATATAAGCAGTTAGTGGAAGAAATATTAAACGAACCAATTCCAGAAGATATGGATGTTAAAGACGAAGATTAA
- a CDS encoding cyclase family protein: MKVIDLSQTFENNMSQFPGTPKIQLEAITSVEETGYQVTNFHSVVHVGTHCDAPAHFISGATTIDQLPLNQFVGEAVLIDVTHVQERKLPKEVLHTVDIKEGDIVIFHSNLSNKWNTEAYEKEAFYLSEELAEELVQLKVKSVGLDFISPDEVTTETSPIHHILLGNNIYLIENLTNLDAIKAKRFFFSAAPLKIKNSDGAFARAFAVIF, encoded by the coding sequence ATGAAAGTAATTGATCTATCACAAACGTTTGAAAATAATATGTCTCAATTTCCTGGAACACCAAAAATCCAACTAGAAGCCATTACAAGCGTTGAAGAAACAGGTTATCAAGTTACGAATTTTCATTCTGTCGTTCATGTTGGTACGCATTGTGATGCGCCTGCTCATTTCATTTCAGGCGCAACCACTATTGATCAATTACCCCTAAATCAATTTGTAGGCGAAGCTGTTCTTATCGATGTGACTCATGTTCAAGAGCGAAAATTACCTAAGGAAGTATTACATACTGTCGACATAAAAGAAGGCGATATTGTCATTTTCCATTCCAATCTATCTAATAAATGGAATACCGAAGCTTATGAGAAAGAAGCGTTTTATCTTTCCGAAGAATTAGCTGAAGAACTAGTTCAATTAAAAGTAAAATCTGTCGGTTTAGATTTTATTTCTCCTGATGAGGTAACGACAGAAACATCACCGATTCATCACATACTGTTAGGAAATAATATTTACTTAATTGAAAACTTAACAAACTTAGATGCCATTAAAGCGAAACGATTCTTTTTCTCAGCAGCACCTTTAAAAATTAAAAATAGTGACGGTGCTTTCGCAAGGGCATTCGCTGTTATTTTTTAA
- a CDS encoding PRK06851 family protein, which produces MTGNVLNYYAGGNTARGFHSLYEENLKGLDRLFILKGGPGTGKSSLIKAIGREWVEKGYDIELLHCSSDNKSVDGVIIPKLKVGIVDGTSPHVIEPKMPGVIEEYINLGVAWDSDKLRKQKLEIERFVLEAGKAFKSAYGCFKEALVIHDEWEKIYINNIDFNKANELTEQLIQKLFADKKGEQSIVKHRFLGAATPKGAVDFVPNLTEGLPHRYFIKGRPGSGKSTMLKKLSKAAEEKGFDVEVYHCGFDPNSLDMVIVRELGFAIFDSTAPHEYFPSREGDEIIDMYTLIVKPGTDEKYATEIRDVSIQYKAKMNEAMSFLAKAKSVRDKLERIYIAAMDFSKVDAYKEEIQKEFERITATVIEKKK; this is translated from the coding sequence GTGACAGGGAATGTATTAAATTATTATGCCGGTGGAAATACAGCTAGAGGATTTCACAGCTTATACGAAGAGAATTTGAAGGGGCTAGACAGGTTGTTTATTTTAAAGGGAGGCCCAGGAACGGGAAAATCTTCTTTAATTAAGGCAATAGGTCGTGAATGGGTTGAAAAAGGATATGATATTGAACTTTTGCATTGTTCTTCTGATAATAAGTCAGTTGATGGGGTGATTATTCCGAAATTAAAAGTAGGAATTGTTGATGGAACATCACCGCATGTTATTGAGCCGAAAATGCCAGGAGTTATTGAAGAGTATATAAATTTAGGAGTTGCTTGGGACTCAGATAAATTAAGAAAGCAGAAGTTAGAAATTGAACGGTTTGTATTAGAAGCGGGCAAGGCTTTCAAATCTGCTTACGGATGTTTTAAAGAGGCGTTAGTTATACATGATGAGTGGGAGAAAATATATATTAATAACATTGATTTTAATAAAGCAAATGAACTAACAGAACAGCTAATTCAGAAATTATTTGCAGATAAAAAGGGAGAACAATCGATTGTGAAACATCGTTTTTTAGGAGCTGCTACACCGAAAGGAGCAGTTGATTTTGTTCCTAATTTAACAGAAGGATTACCACATCGTTATTTTATAAAAGGACGCCCGGGTTCTGGAAAATCAACAATGCTTAAAAAGTTATCGAAGGCAGCAGAAGAAAAAGGTTTTGACGTTGAAGTATATCATTGCGGATTTGACCCGAATAGTCTTGATATGGTTATCGTAAGAGAATTAGGATTTGCAATTTTTGATAGTACCGCACCACATGAATATTTTCCAAGTCGCGAAGGTGATGAGATTATAGATATGTATACTCTTATTGTTAAACCAGGGACGGATGAGAAGTATGCTACAGAAATTCGTGACGTTTCCATTCAATATAAAGCAAAAATGAATGAGGCAATGTCTTTCTTAGCAAAAGCAAAATCAGTTCGTGATAAATTAGAACGAATTTATATTGCTGCTATGGATTTTTCAAAAGTGGATGCATATAAAGAGGAAATTCAAAAAGAGTTTGAACGAATTACTGCTACTGTAATTGAAAAGAAAAAATAA
- a CDS encoding spore coat protein B → MSLFHCDFLNDLIGSYVRVNRGGPESQRGIIVAVYADYFVLENEKGEYHYYQIRHLKSITKNTKDCGAADYGWLEEDSAEDFETLLQSFKYRWVKINRGGPEKVEGILQDVSCDYVTLIIKEEVVLIALSHIKSVNYNAPVCGESDESSDEKSDGNSNNSGRARAQRQSSRGR, encoded by the coding sequence GTGAGTTTATTTCATTGTGATTTTTTGAATGACTTAATTGGATCTTATGTAAGAGTGAACAGAGGTGGACCAGAATCTCAAAGAGGAATAATAGTAGCGGTATATGCGGACTACTTTGTATTAGAGAATGAAAAAGGGGAGTACCATTACTATCAGATTCGCCACCTGAAAAGCATTACAAAAAATACGAAAGATTGTGGAGCAGCGGATTACGGATGGTTGGAAGAAGATAGTGCAGAAGACTTTGAAACGCTACTTCAAAGCTTCAAATACCGCTGGGTGAAAATTAACCGTGGTGGTCCAGAGAAAGTTGAAGGCATTTTACAAGACGTTTCTTGCGATTATGTAACGTTAATTATAAAAGAAGAAGTTGTATTAATTGCACTATCTCATATTAAAAGTGTTAATTATAACGCACCAGTATGTGGAGAGAGTGATGAGAGTAGCGATGAGAAAAGTGATGGAAATAGCAATAACTCAGGTCGTGCTCGCGCACAAAGACAATCAAGTAGAGGAAGATAA